TGTGTACTTGTGAAACACCTGCCAATATATTCCACTTGCCCCAGGAGCTGGAGACAAGAACTTGTGGCTGTGCAGCTGAAACCTTGCCTTCCCACCCTGGGGGACTGGCTCTCCCCAGACTGCTCCTTCCCAAAGCAGCAGGCACCACTCCCACTGACCCTGACCCACGCACACCCGAGAAGTTGAGTCTTTCTGACATGCCTCCTCCAGCCATGGCTTCTTAGAATTTGGTGATGCTCAGTTGTCCCCAGTGCTGCTTTGCTTGCTTCCTGAAGGGCTCTAGATGCCACGAGCTCTTGGCTACAGCACCCTTAACCCACACATCTGTGGGAAGGCCACTAGCTCTGTGCCCCCCTCCCTGTCCCTGGCCTTCCTGGCATCCCTCAGCATGTACCTTTGTTGCAGAGCTCACAGACATGGTGAGGGCCCTGGCTGTGCACCTTCATGTGGTCCGAAATATAAGCGGAGCTCAGCATCTTGCCACACACATGACATGGCACCTTCTCTTCGTGTCGTACTGTGTGCGCCCGGAGTCGATCCTTCGTAGCAAAAGCTGCCTCACAtttctggggaggggggaggggcgtggggggTGTCAAGGAGAGTTAAAGCTTCGGGGAGTGGGGAGAAGGGAGCAAGAGGTTAAAGGGATCAGAGCCTTGGGGGTCTTTGATCTGTAGGAAATGAGAGTGAGATGACAAGGTGGTGAAGGAGGAATGCGAAAATGGAgtgaaaaggcaaaaagaagagagagaaaaagggggtCTGAGAGGCTGAACTCAGGTAGCTACAATGAGGATCATTATCATGAAACCAGGACAGGAGGAAGTGCGCTTCCTACCTCACATTTGAAGGGCCGCTCTGTCGAGTGCACTTGTCTGACGTGACTGTTGAGGTGATCCGGCCTGCGGATACGTTGGGGTGAGGGTTAGGGGTGAGGCTGGTGGGTGTGTGCGCGTGTGAGCCCTGAGTCTGCCTAGCATCTTTTAACAGGTCTTTTTTCCAAGCCACCCAGTCTTCCGAGCTTTACAGTCCTGCCTGAGCAGGAAATCCCTCCCCTTGAACcccagcttcctcctcctctccctcctccccggcGGAGAGGACCCACCTCCTTGGCAGAGGCCCACCCCCTGGCTCCCCGGTACCCGGGaggctccctgcctccctccctccctccctccctccccctccctccccggccccggcggCCGAGGCCCCTGCACACCGGGAGAAGCTCTTGCCACAGTGGGAGCAGTTGTAGGGCTTGTGCACAGCGCCGTCATGTGAGCGCACGTGGTAGCTCATGCGGTCCTTGCGCTTGAAGCGCTGCTGGCACACCGGGCACTGGTAGGGCTTCTCGTCCGAGTGCGACAGCTTGTGCCGGTTCAGGTGGTACACGTCGCGGAAGGCCTTGCCGCACATCTCGCAGGCGTGGTTCTTGCGGATGCGCTTGCCCGAGGCCGTGGTGGTCACCACGCCGCCGGCGGCCACCGCGGCCGCGCCGCCGCCCGTGCCGGCCTCgggcccgccgccgccggcgccgcTCAGCTGGGGCACGCTCAGCAGGCTCAGGGGCACCATGGTGGGCATCTTCATGGCGCCCGCGGGGACGCGGCCGGCCTTGGCGCCCGTGTGGATGGCCTCGTGCCGGCGGAGGTTGTAGCCGTTCTTGAACTCCTTGGCGCACAGAGCGCAGATGTAGGGCCCCTTGCTCTTTGTCTTCTTCTCCAAGGCGGACGCGACGGGGGCCACGGACACGGTCGAAGTGGGGGCGACgacggcggtggcggcggcggcgatggtggcggcggcggcggggggcgcggccTCGGCCGCGGGCGCCGAcacgggcgggggcggcggcggcggcgccgggggCTGCTTCAGAGCCGCTGTGTCCACcgtggaggcggcggcggcggccgggggcgcggtgaccacggcggcggcggcggcggcggcggcggccgcggcggcggacTCCTGGGCGGCGGCGAGCACCGGGAGCAGGTCCACCTGGAGGGCCTCGGCGGCCGGGGCCTGCGGCGTGGGCGGGGGCGCCGGCGCGGCCTGCGGGGACAGCGCGTGTGGGCCCGGGCCTCGCCCGCCCGCTCGCTCgcggcccgcccgccgcccggcggCCCCACTCACCTGGAATGGACTCTGGGCGCAGCCCTGGGAGGCAAAGAAGCGGGACTGGAGCTCAGCCCCGACCTGCAGGGGGTTCTGGGCGTGACCCTGAGGTGGCGGGAAGGAGTTCATGAGGCCGCCCACCCCCCGGGAGTCCAGGCCCAGCACGGGGAAGGGGGGGGCCAGCAGCGTGCAGGGGAACACGGGGAACATGGCCTCGGCCGTGGCGGGGCCCCGGGGCTCagcgggggccgggggcgcgggccGCGCGGGGCCCGGGCTCGGGGCGCCGCCCCCGGCCGGCCGGGCAGGGCCGCGCCGAACGCATGGCCCGcgggccgccccgccgccgccgccgcccgcgcacCCCGgccggcgggagggagggagggagggagggaagaaggagggcgCCTAGCGGGCCGCGGAGCGCGGCGGCGGCAGCGACGCCCcccgggtgggggtgggaggccccgcggggctgggggcgggggcccgggttggcggcggcggcggcggcggcggcggcggttggagcccggcggggcggggtggggggagcgagGGAGCAGCCTCGGCCCCCGCCGCGCGCGCTCCCAGCCGGCGCctcggggagggcgggggagggcgcgagggagggagggggacagctGCGCGCGCACCGGGCGCGCGGAGGGGGGGTgggacgggagggagggcgggcgggcaggagggggtgtgggcagggggtgggggcgggggagggggttgttACCTGGAAGATGAAGCTGCTCCAGTTGCTGGGATCCATggcggagggaggagggaggtggctcGCGCTCACcccggggcgggaggaggaggaggaggcggcggcggcggcggcggcgggggaggggagcccggGAGGAggcgcgcggggagggcgggcgggaggggggagaagggtggGGGGAGCGGAGCACTCTgcgcgcggggagggcgggcggggggcgcgaGGACACACCAGAGGCTGGAGCGAGCGCGAGCGCGCGCGAGgccagcgggaggggggaggcacgGGAGGAACTGGCGGGAGGAGGGACGGGGGAGCCACCCGGCAGCCCGAGCCACCCCGAGCGCGAGACCCCCGAGACGGCTGCCGATTGGCTGGCGATGGCGCAGGTGGTGGGCGCGCGGGAGACGGGGcggcttctcttcttttccccctttcaacgatttctcccccccccccccacttccctccgCCAGTGGCCGTTATttcgcgcgcacgcgcacacaacACCGCTGTCGTCGTCGAGCCAGAGCAGGGGGAGCGCGCGCCGGGGCTACGGACGGGGCGGGGCCAAACCCGAGGCGCGCGCCCGCCTAACGGTCGCCCGCGGGGCTGTGGCTTCGGTGTTTTGTTCCCTGTCGGCCACCGtcttcctccccagcccagagGTTTATTTACAATCCCGCTAGGCCGAGTCGTGGTTTCCTCAAAGATGGCGCCTGGAGTTCGCAGGAATGGACTGTGGCCGACCCCCCGAAGGACGTCACACcccagcgccccctccccccagaaaaGAGTCAGGCAGAGGCTCGGGGTGAAAGCTGTATTTACACACTATGCGGTTACTACACGGGGATCGAGGGCGGCGCGCGGCGTCGGCGGTCAGCAGGGCCCGCAGCGCTGGCCCGCCAGCAGGCTCAGGATATTGGCCTGCAACACAAGAAGGTGGAGCGGCGTCAAGCGGGGCGGCGGCGCCGACGCCCACGGGCCGCGAGGGGCGGCGCCAGGCTCACCTTCAGGAAGGACTCCACCTGCTTCCCGGAGATGCCTTCCACCTGCTCCAGGTCCTCCACCTGCGGAACACGGCCGTGGGAAGCGAGGAGGCCTCCCGCGCGCCGCCCCCCCTGCGGCCGCCTGCCCGCCGCCCCCCCTGCGGCCGCCTGCCCGCCGCCAGGTACCTGGCTGAAGGGCCCGTGCAGCTCCCTCCAGCCCACGATGAGCTGCGCTTTCTTCTGCCCGATGCGCTGCAGTCCGCGCAGGTCGCGGGCTGAGCCTTTGTTCAGCAGATCCAGTATTTTTTGGCGCCCCTGGGCCAGCAGCTCCGGGCTGACTTCCAGGCCCCAGCCGTCCTCGCCCTTCCCAGGCTCCGGGGCCTGGGCCTCCAGCTGTGAGGCAAGGGGCAGTGAGGGGCAGGGCAGGCCGCCCAGACCCACTCAACAGGGGCCCCCTCTCTCCCAGTGACGTGGGAGGTATAAAGCACAGAGCAAACCCTTACACCCCCTCAGGGTAGGGGGTGCAACCCCACTGAGGCTAGCATGCCCGAGGTCCCATGCTGGGAGCAGggcacagggagaaaaaaaaaacacggcTTGAcaacccccaggcccagagttcaagccccacgaccgacaaaaaaaatttaaaaaggttgGGAAGCAGTAAATAACACTGCCCCCCCACCTTGGGTTCTCACAGTGTGGGAGTGTTTCTAGTTGTAAATCTGTCACTTGGGGTGCagtgtgggtgtgtggggggggcagtaCTGAGATTGAATGCTTAGGTCATATTGTTTGTAGAGAAGGCACGAGTCACCAATCTGTTTAGAAGGTACTGAGGGCCAATACCAAGAAGGAAACCACAGGAAGTGGGCAGACACCCTCTCTGCTGGATGCAGCCGTCACTGCATTTCTCCCTAAATGATTCAGAGGCACCATCACTCCATGCAGAGGGGTAGAGAAGTGAATAACAGAGCTAGCAAGCTGTGAAATAAGGCCAGTGCTCCTCCCCTAGAACTCACCACCCCTAACTGAACTCACTGCCCCCAAAGGGTCCTGCCTGAAAGTGTAGTTTGGACTTGTAAGAAGTCACCTTTCTCTTCCGGCCTTTCTTCTTTAGGATGTGGATCTCAGCACCTGGGGATGCTGCTGGTTCCTGCACTGAAAGCAAGAATTGTGAATGAGCCAGATCATAAGCTACCTCCCCTACTCCCTGGTAGTTATTTGCTTCTCCACAGATCCCCTCCACCCTGAGTTAactttttttgggtcagtcctgagggccagggtcagggcctaggctctgcccctgagtttttatgctcaaggctagtgctgtaccacttgagccacagttctactttgggTAGGAAAGCAGGGATTTCTTGCTCAGAGCTGGTTTTGAGTCAAGATtctcaaactcagcctcctgagtatctaggattacaggtgtgaaccactggcagtCTACTTGAGTTAACTTTTTGTTGCTCCCATAGATCTTTCTTATACCAGTTGCTCTTGAGTTATAATCAGTCTTTCTGTCCCGGATTTTTCTATAACACCAAGGGCAGAGCCCCATTGCTGCTTCAGATCTTCCTCAGTCCTCCTTAAGGCTGGCATGTGCTAAGAGGACATGAATAAACATGAGGACATCCCTCATGGGACATAGGTTTTGCCAGGCCCTGCTTACTTACATAGCTGTAGGGGCATTACCACAGCCTTTTTCAGAGGCTTTGCCACTGTGACTGTGCGACGGGGAAGGGGTCGGAGCATGGTGAGGGTGCAGTTTTCCTTCTCCATTGGGTCTAAAGCTTCCTGAGTCCTCATCTTGGcttccagttctttttgcttcatCTTAAGCCTCTGTTGGAAAGGGAGAGGTGTGACCCAGATCCCACTGCATGGCAGCTGAGTAAGAAGGTGAGTAGTCAGAGCTTCTGAGGTTGAAGAAAACAGGGATGGAAACAATAGAAGAAGCTACTAGGAAAAGATGGAACCTGTTTCTAATGATCAGGGGCTGCCTAGCAGTGGAACTAGCCTCTGGAAATGctgaagagaatttttttttttttttttttgccaatgctggggcttgaacttggcctgggcactgtccctgagcagcttttgctcaagactagcactctaccacttgagccacagtggtacttccagcttttcctgtttatgtagtactgaggaatagaacccagggctttgtacatgctaggcaagtactctaccactaagccacactcccagtcctgaAGAGAAAGGTTTTAAGGGAGTGTTCTCAGCATGAGTTAAGTTGTAGGAAATGTATGTAATAGTTTTTTCATTTGGGATGTTTTCCTTTTACCTCTTCACATCCAATTGTGATTATTTTCCAGAGTTTAGCCATGTCAAGGGCATTTGAAAGGCAGTAAACATGCAGTATTAGGTGACTGGACTCCAGCTGGTAGTCCTGTGTCTGAAGAGCCTGAACTGCTTCTCAAGGTCTACAGGAATCttagcccacccccacccccaccacttaCTTCAATCTCCAAGTCTTTCTGTTCCACTGTCTTAATGAGCTCCATCCGCTCTCGCCTGGGGGTGCTCAGTAGAGGAGTCCCTTGGCTCCCCTGGGAGCCCAGCAATCGGTCCAGGTTGAGGAGGCGCTCTAGCATGGCTGGGTCCATGTTGCTTAGCTTCTGCAAGGGACTTagcaaagaggttacagttattccctatcttccttctctcttacCACCTTCTCCAACAGGACTCCCCTTATCATGCCTTAACTTAGTGTATCTTGTTCAAGACCCCTAATGGTCACTTGCTGGGCAACCCTGAATGAGTCATCCCATTCTGGGTACAGTGTCCTCATCAGGTGAAGTAACCTCTCAGGGATACTAAGAGAACAAGCATTTAATGAACACTTGAGTACCAGGTATAAAGGATCTACTACTATCCTGATCTAGAAGCACTCACTGTCTAATAAGAAGGTGACAGTCATAGCTAAGGACCTGGCTATTGGAAGAGGAGCTGGGGAAAGCTTCACAGAAGAGGTcatctgagccaggtgccagtggctcatacctgtattcctagctaatctggaggatgagatctgagggtcatggtttgaagcaagctcaggcaggaaagtctgtgagactcatctcccattaaccacaaaaagccagtaaatggagttgtggctcaactggtagaacctcagccttcagtggaaaagccatgcaagagaaagagaagcaaagcaagaAGCGGgtctgagagttcaagccctaatactggcaccaaGAGAAAAAGATGCACTGTGCTCATATATGGACATTTTattgaaacctttttgtacaactacttaaataaaaacattttaaagtcagTTTGATGCCACCTTTTCCATAATGACTAGTTTTGCAGCTTCTTGGCCATGCCATGAATGAGATCCTCAAGCACAGAGACTGTCCTGCTCTTCATGTCTGAGTGCTTTGAAGAGCAGGATCAGAATGTGCGGAACAAATGTGCTTTCAGTAATTTCTTCCTTGGAGCTCACAGAATAAGCATAGATTCCTCCCTGATTCATTCTAGATTATCTACCTAGTAtcatacacacttttttttttttcactccccTTGTGAAAAGTAAGCCCCTAAGGCCAGAGCCTGTCTAGGTCAGATAAACCCATCTTGGCTTCTGTCCTAGGCTGTTGCCTACTTGGCAAAGAGCTTGCCTGATCAAAATAACACAGATGTTTGCTTCAGTTGTGTACAAGCTAAAGGGATTGCTAGCACATACTTAAAAAATTGGGGCTATGAGTGAATAAACGCTTTTTATGTACAACATCTCCTGCAACTAGAACCAGCCCCCTGAAACAGAGTGTATAATGAATTCTTAGCCTTCTCAGGTCACTTCTGTTTAGCATTTACAGGGTTTAGAGTCTTTGGGTTAGTGTCAGAAACAAGGCAAAGCTAAAACCCCAACTGACTGCTTGGAATCAGGGAGGGCCAAATGGCCAGAGAATGCAAGACCACTGAACAGCGGTGACTGAGGATCAGTATACACTAGGTTTGAGGTAGGGTGATCAGAATTACACACTAGGCATGGGCATGAGATAGGGCAATCAGAACTGGAAAGGGAGGCCACACAGGATCCCAAAGAGGCTTCTGGTTTCCTTAAACCCCTAAAACACATGG
This genomic stretch from Perognathus longimembris pacificus isolate PPM17 chromosome 23, ASM2315922v1, whole genome shotgun sequence harbors:
- the Maz gene encoding myc-associated zinc finger protein isoform X3; this encodes MDPSNWSSFIFQGHAQNPLQVGAELQSRFFASQGCAQSPFQAAPAPPPTPQAPAAEALQVDLLPVLAAAQESAAAAAAAAAAAAVVTAPPAAAAASTVDTAALKQPPAPPPPPPPVSAPAAEAAPPAAAATIAAAATAVVAPTSTVSVAPVASALEKKTKSKGPYICALCAKEFKNGYNLRRHEAIHTGAKAGRVPAGAMKMPTMVPLSLLSVPQLSGAGGGGPEAGTGGGAAAVAAGGVVTTTASGKRIRKNHACEMCGKAFRDVYHLNRHKLSHSDEKPYQCPVCQQRFKRKDRMSYHVRSHDGAVHKPYNCSHCGKSFSRPDHLNSHVRQVHSTERPFKCEKCEAAFATKDRLRAHTVRHEEKVPCHVCGKMLSSAYISDHMKVHSQGPHHVCELCNKGFTTAAYLRIHAVKDHGLQAPRADRILCKLCSVHCKTPAQLAGHMQTHLGGAAPPVPGDAPQPQPTC
- the Maz gene encoding myc-associated zinc finger protein isoform X4, whose amino-acid sequence is MDPSNWSSFIFQGHAQNPLQVGAELQSRFFASQGCAQSPFQAAPAPPPTPQAPAAEALQVDLLPVLAAAQESAAAAAAAAAAAAVVTAPPAAAAASTVDTAALKQPPAPPPPPPPVSAPAAEAAPPAAAATIAAAATAVVAPTSTVSVAPVASALEKKTKSKGPYICALCAKEFKNGYNLRRHEAIHTGAKAGRVPAGAMKMPTMVPLSLLSVPQLSGAGGGGPEAGTGGGAAAVAAGGVVTTTASGKRIRKNHACEMCGKAFRDVYHLNRHKLSHSDEKPYQCPVCQQRFKRKDRMSYHVRSHDGAVHKPYNCSHCGKSFSRPDHLNSHVRQVHSTERPFKCEKCEAAFATKDRLRAHTVRHEEKVPCHVCGKMLSSAYISDHMKVHSQGPHHVCELCNKGTGEVCPMAAAAAAAAAAAAAAVAAPPTAVGSLSGAEGVPVSSQPLPSQPW
- the Maz gene encoding myc-associated zinc finger protein isoform X1: MFPVFPCTLLAPPFPVLGLDSRGVGGLMNSFPPPQGHAQNPLQVGAELQSRFFASQGCAQSPFQAAPAPPPTPQAPAAEALQVDLLPVLAAAQESAAAAAAAAAAAAVVTAPPAAAAASTVDTAALKQPPAPPPPPPPVSAPAAEAAPPAAAATIAAAATAVVAPTSTVSVAPVASALEKKTKSKGPYICALCAKEFKNGYNLRRHEAIHTGAKAGRVPAGAMKMPTMVPLSLLSVPQLSGAGGGGPEAGTGGGAAAVAAGGVVTTTASGKRIRKNHACEMCGKAFRDVYHLNRHKLSHSDEKPYQCPVCQQRFKRKDRMSYHVRSHDGAVHKPYNCSHCGKSFSRPDHLNSHVRQVHSTERPFKCEKCEAAFATKDRLRAHTVRHEEKVPCHVCGKMLSSAYISDHMKVHSQGPHHVCELCNKGFTTAAYLRIHAVKDHGLQAPRADRILCKLCSVHCKTPAQLAGHMQTHLGGAAPPVPGDAPQPQPTC
- the Maz gene encoding myc-associated zinc finger protein isoform X2, producing MFPVFPCTLLAPPFPVLGLDSRGVGGLMNSFPPPQGHAQNPLQVGAELQSRFFASQGCAQSPFQAAPAPPPTPQAPAAEALQVDLLPVLAAAQESAAAAAAAAAAAAVVTAPPAAAAASTVDTAALKQPPAPPPPPPPVSAPAAEAAPPAAAATIAAAATAVVAPTSTVSVAPVASALEKKTKSKGPYICALCAKEFKNGYNLRRHEAIHTGAKAGRVPAGAMKMPTMVPLSLLSVPQLSGAGGGGPEAGTGGGAAAVAAGGVVTTTASGKRIRKNHACEMCGKAFRDVYHLNRHKLSHSDEKPYQCPVCQQRFKRKDRMSYHVRSHDGAVHKPYNCSHCGKSFSRPDHLNSHVRQVHSTERPFKCEKCEAAFATKDRLRAHTVRHEEKVPCHVCGKMLSSAYISDHMKVHSQGPHHVCELCNKGTGEVCPMAAAAAAAAAAAAAAVAAPPTAVGSLSGAEGVPVSSQPLPSQPW